One part of the Deltaproteobacteria bacterium genome encodes these proteins:
- a CDS encoding tetratricopeptide repeat protein produces MISFETENLRIMLEAGYLYMAMKRFKEAREIFEGVCLLAPSSDVPMVALGNVSFVESKFEEAIKVYKKALELVPDSAFAKAYLGEAYFFNQQKEEAVKYLEEASKLDAHGKTGEFSRSLLDLIRKGFNPNEQSETK; encoded by the coding sequence ATGATTAGTTTTGAGACGGAGAATTTAAGAATCATGCTGGAAGCGGGTTACCTGTACATGGCCATGAAACGTTTTAAAGAGGCACGCGAAATATTTGAAGGCGTGTGTCTCTTAGCCCCAAGTAGCGATGTCCCTATGGTTGCTTTGGGGAATGTCTCTTTTGTAGAATCCAAATTTGAGGAGGCTATCAAAGTTTATAAAAAAGCCCTGGAGCTCGTGCCTGACAGTGCTTTTGCGAAGGCCTACTTGGGCGAGGCCTATTTTTTTAATCAGCAAAAAGAAGAGGCTGTTAAATATTTGGAGGAGGCCTCAAAGCTGGATGCCCACGGCAAAACCGGGGAATTTTCACGTTCCTTGCTCGATTTAATTCGCAAAGGTTTTAATCCCAACGAACAATCCGAAACAAAATAA
- a CDS encoding sigma-70 family RNA polymerase sigma factor has protein sequence MGTNTAQLSQKKEKAVLFPLRKVMAKNENAERDVLIQQYLPYATSIANKVCQTLSNDADREEIIGNARLGLLEAAKRFDPKHNVDFKTFSYYRIKGAIYDGLRKTGWIPRSLYARIKFEQASNEYLQNLSEKKLQKDSSPEEEISEVYETVNSLASIYIISIDANEEPLDLEDKKSNDIESKAEFQKVKEFMRQAIEELGDKERKLIKMYYFQNRTLEEAGEKLGLSKSWTSRLHSRALEVLFKKISTMQIKSNS, from the coding sequence ATGGGAACTAATACTGCCCAGTTGTCTCAAAAAAAAGAAAAAGCAGTTCTCTTTCCGCTTCGAAAAGTCATGGCAAAAAATGAAAATGCCGAACGAGACGTTTTGATTCAACAATACCTCCCTTACGCAACTTCTATTGCTAATAAGGTTTGTCAGACTTTGTCTAATGATGCGGATCGCGAAGAAATTATAGGGAATGCCCGCTTGGGGCTTTTGGAAGCGGCAAAGCGCTTTGATCCCAAGCATAATGTTGATTTCAAGACCTTTTCTTATTACCGCATTAAAGGGGCTATTTACGATGGCCTTCGCAAAACAGGTTGGATTCCAAGGTCTCTGTACGCAAGGATCAAGTTTGAACAGGCTTCGAACGAATACCTGCAAAACCTATCCGAGAAAAAACTTCAGAAAGATAGCAGTCCAGAGGAAGAAATCAGTGAAGTTTATGAAACAGTCAATTCACTCGCTTCCATTTATATTATTTCAATCGATGCTAATGAGGAGCCTCTCGACTTAGAAGATAAGAAATCAAACGATATTGAAAGTAAGGCAGAGTTCCAAAAAGTTAAAGAATTTATGCGGCAGGCAATAGAGGAGTTGGGAGACAAAGAACGGAAGTTGATAAAAATGTATTATTTTCAAAATAGAACTTTAGAAGAAGCAGGTGAAAAATTGGGTTTGTCTAAATCTTGGACTTCGCGCTTGCACTCTCGAGCTCTTGAGGTGCTGTTTAAGAAAATTAGCACCATGCAAATTAAATCAAATTCGTAA
- a CDS encoding PEGA domain-containing protein → MKSVRRPTIDEATLINIENDSDKSNKNLIRGSEAYPLLEIQSGPKQGAWFTLSQQKEITIGRAGVNSIVLEDNSVSRSHTVLHEMGGKFFIKDVGSRNGTYVNEQRVQEDFQLKHKDKIRIGIYNLVFLTEAEEIDEDDFFEDEKSESDRDSTLLNEVSDIIQVSNEPPVEVPPESSPSSVSEHLLLPIAKNENSRMKTVIFSLSLLFLFVGLAYTAYRFHLKKKIPFVPKEDVVVQVPKIEDTPKNTPQVTPESQVNQYVLPPESQPTQTTVVTAPENTASSGSPVFLDVDAKPLAAKIFYQGKELGSTPFKINVNVPLGVPQELVAVYHFQELGQDFSEKKTFTVSKQDEIVNLRFEGTVGSLNVKSLPKDCSVYLEASFASNELKTQSVKLQEIVYTRPISLPYGNYKLEIKRPTRLEGSETIMDVVSYYREFVISAQNTSYEVSLSEQDFKVFPAKIITNPPGAEVWVESKKYGVTPFDGKLPLVKGTFVLKKEGYYDHEQSIPLTMNTPFAVELSLKTSEAGQFINKGKELISQGQYAQAVDQLSEALKHNPSAFELADINYHLGLSYIQTKTFDVAQTYLEKAKASSPQFKSKADLAIAEALLGAGNSAQALNITVDLILNEKDEKLKSDAETLFHKISGLKSVFLVSTTPPGAKVTVNGQEIGQASPVLLSDIPLGVYHVLVEKPGFKKYETRFEMSVSTFKPILIKLEPLH, encoded by the coding sequence ATGAAAAGCGTTCGACGACCCACAATTGACGAAGCTACCCTCATTAATATCGAAAATGATTCTGATAAATCAAATAAAAATCTTATTCGAGGCTCAGAGGCTTATCCTCTCCTAGAGATTCAAAGTGGGCCCAAACAAGGGGCATGGTTTACTTTATCTCAACAAAAAGAAATTACCATTGGCAGGGCAGGAGTGAATAGCATTGTGCTGGAAGACAACAGCGTTTCTCGCTCTCATACGGTCCTGCACGAAATGGGGGGCAAATTTTTTATAAAGGATGTCGGCTCTCGCAATGGAACTTACGTCAATGAGCAACGGGTACAAGAGGATTTTCAGTTAAAGCATAAGGATAAAATCAGGATAGGAATTTATAATTTGGTTTTTCTGACCGAGGCGGAAGAGATAGACGAGGATGATTTTTTTGAAGATGAAAAATCGGAGTCAGATCGTGACTCGACTTTGTTAAATGAAGTTTCGGATATTATCCAGGTTAGTAATGAGCCCCCTGTAGAAGTTCCTCCCGAGTCGAGTCCTTCTTCAGTTTCCGAACATCTCTTGCTTCCAATTGCAAAAAATGAAAATTCAAGGATGAAGACAGTCATTTTTTCTTTGTCTCTCCTTTTTTTATTTGTAGGCCTCGCTTATACGGCCTACCGATTTCACTTGAAGAAGAAGATTCCCTTTGTTCCAAAAGAAGATGTTGTTGTACAGGTCCCGAAAATAGAGGATACCCCTAAAAATACGCCCCAAGTGACTCCAGAATCGCAAGTCAATCAGTATGTGTTGCCGCCTGAATCCCAACCCACCCAAACCACCGTGGTGACTGCTCCAGAAAACACCGCCTCTTCGGGGAGCCCCGTCTTTTTGGATGTAGACGCGAAACCGTTAGCTGCTAAGATTTTTTATCAGGGAAAAGAGTTAGGGAGTACCCCCTTCAAAATAAATGTAAATGTCCCTTTGGGTGTTCCACAGGAGCTGGTAGCGGTCTACCATTTCCAGGAACTTGGGCAGGATTTTAGTGAAAAGAAAACCTTTACTGTCTCGAAACAGGATGAAATTGTTAACTTGCGATTTGAAGGGACAGTGGGATCCCTCAACGTTAAAAGTTTGCCCAAAGACTGTTCCGTTTATTTGGAGGCTTCTTTTGCTTCCAATGAACTCAAAACTCAGTCGGTGAAGTTGCAAGAAATTGTATACACGCGTCCTATTTCGCTTCCCTATGGAAATTATAAATTGGAAATCAAACGCCCGACGCGTCTGGAGGGCTCAGAGACGATAATGGATGTAGTGAGTTACTATCGTGAGTTTGTTATCAGTGCTCAAAATACCTCCTACGAGGTTTCACTCAGCGAACAAGATTTTAAAGTGTTTCCCGCAAAGATTATCACCAATCCTCCGGGGGCAGAAGTTTGGGTAGAGTCAAAAAAATATGGCGTAACTCCCTTTGATGGGAAACTTCCCTTGGTGAAAGGCACTTTTGTTCTCAAAAAAGAAGGTTATTATGATCATGAGCAGTCCATTCCCTTAACAATGAATACTCCTTTTGCCGTAGAATTGAGTCTAAAAACTTCAGAGGCGGGGCAATTCATTAACAAGGGGAAAGAGCTTATTAGTCAGGGGCAGTACGCTCAGGCGGTGGATCAATTATCGGAGGCGCTCAAACACAATCCTTCTGCCTTTGAACTGGCGGATATCAACTATCATCTGGGATTATCCTACATCCAAACCAAAACTTTTGACGTGGCCCAAACTTATCTAGAAAAGGCGAAGGCTTCTTCTCCCCAATTTAAAAGTAAGGCAGATCTGGCTATTGCAGAGGCCTTGTTAGGGGCGGGGAATTCAGCGCAGGCCTTAAACATCACGGTCGATTTGATTTTGAATGAGAAAGATGAAAAATTAAAATCGGATGCGGAAACTTTATTTCATAAGATTTCAGGTTTAAAATCGGTATTTTTAGTGAGCACGACTCCCCCGGGGGCGAAGGTCACGGTCAACGGGCAAGAGATTGGTCAAGCCTCGCCGGTTTTATTGTCGGATATTCCTCTGGGAGTTTATCATGTACTGGTTGAGAAGCCGGGTTTCAAAAAATATGAGACACGTTTTGAAATGTCGGTTTCTACTTTCAAGCCTATCCTTATCAAATTGGAACCTCTGCACTGA
- a CDS encoding tetratricopeptide repeat protein → MNLKKLFFHFTLVFIFSFHFIPALSARYIVRPHDRAIFHNNQGGLLLNQQEVDKAIFEFKTALEISPEYIEAWSNLGLAYKMKKDMNKAIESYNQALKIEKDYPAGWTGLGTVYTALGDYSKAIDCFNKAIKSNKKYADAYYDMGIAYKALATHKGQPDKMKQAIENFRKATDANPNYFLASIELGHIYMEQGKLEDALIRFRVATETDPSNADAWLSLAQVYQKQGNTAKAQEATNRALAAAPNSPAAHLTLGVHYLKERNYSLAETELNQALAINTSDSEAYYNLGLLSYYRGEDSQKNGDMSTARNFYREATTRFMKAIEFNSRHADAAYNMAYSYYKMGDQAAAKDWFQKTLKINPDHYRAIYALGLLEGEMGNKTASQSLICRFIKEAPAEFDAQKKTSVNLVNCK, encoded by the coding sequence ATGAATCTCAAAAAACTTTTTTTTCACTTTACTTTAGTCTTTATCTTCTCCTTTCACTTTATTCCAGCCCTTTCGGCACGTTACATTGTGCGACCGCACGATAGGGCCATTTTTCATAATAATCAGGGGGGGCTGCTTTTAAACCAGCAGGAAGTAGATAAAGCGATCTTTGAGTTCAAGACAGCTCTGGAAATTTCTCCCGAATATATTGAAGCCTGGTCTAATTTGGGCCTGGCTTACAAGATGAAAAAAGACATGAACAAGGCTATTGAATCCTATAACCAGGCCCTAAAAATCGAGAAAGATTACCCGGCGGGTTGGACAGGATTAGGCACAGTTTATACGGCCTTGGGAGATTATTCTAAAGCGATTGATTGCTTTAACAAAGCAATCAAATCCAATAAGAAATATGCAGATGCCTACTACGATATGGGAATTGCCTACAAGGCCTTGGCCACTCATAAAGGTCAACCAGATAAAATGAAACAAGCCATCGAAAATTTTAGAAAAGCAACTGATGCCAATCCTAATTATTTTTTGGCTTCTATCGAGTTGGGGCACATTTACATGGAGCAGGGAAAGTTGGAGGATGCCCTCATTCGCTTTAGAGTAGCCACCGAAACAGATCCCAGCAATGCAGATGCCTGGCTCTCCCTGGCTCAGGTTTATCAAAAACAAGGCAATACCGCAAAAGCCCAGGAGGCCACCAACCGGGCCCTTGCCGCTGCACCCAATAGCCCAGCTGCCCATCTTACTTTAGGGGTTCATTACCTAAAAGAAAGAAACTATAGCCTAGCCGAAACCGAGCTTAATCAAGCTCTCGCTATCAATACCAGCGATTCTGAGGCCTATTATAATTTAGGGCTGCTCTCTTATTATCGTGGGGAAGATTCGCAAAAAAATGGAGACATGAGTACAGCTCGCAATTTTTATAGAGAAGCCACCACACGTTTTATGAAGGCCATCGAATTCAATTCTCGTCACGCAGATGCCGCCTATAACATGGCCTATTCCTATTACAAAATGGGAGATCAAGCGGCGGCGAAGGATTGGTTTCAAAAAACCCTAAAAATCAATCCGGATCACTATCGTGCCATCTATGCTTTGGGGCTTTTAGAAGGTGAAATGGGCAATAAAACCGCTTCTCAATCTCTTATCTGCCGCTTCATCAAGGAAGCGCCTGCGGAATTTGATGCTCAAAAGAAAACGTCCGTTAACTTAGTGAATTGCAAATAA
- a CDS encoding FHA domain-containing protein, translated as MPRLTLKNLKNSEEQIFNLPQDTITLGRTSDCDVELADKSISRKHAQIMQEGEDYYLVDLKSGNGTYLNGKKIRPVEKQLLRPGDLIKIENFEVKFGVLDELLRKAVEEDTDTDIVEVKMIRKILGALSKDGFPSLEILNGSAEGKKIEFRTEIKELNIGRDPECNLPIEDSVISRVHAKLIRKLGGIVLVDLESRNGTFVNNEKIHEKLLRDGDKIMLGTIKLLYRNSQDVNIDVISEEISRKKREAALREAEMMEIKHKKEAAQEEALLPSNEEASNDGQKDQASQQNQVSEEVPAENPNLRTLPPELISSRQNSSTSLKLSDLFLILIGVLILLISMGLGVIFILKS; from the coding sequence ATGCCAAGACTGACATTAAAAAACTTAAAAAACTCTGAAGAGCAAATATTTAACTTACCTCAAGACACGATTACTCTGGGGCGCACTTCTGATTGCGATGTAGAACTTGCCGACAAAAGCATTTCCCGCAAACACGCTCAAATTATGCAAGAGGGAGAAGATTACTATCTTGTTGATCTAAAAAGTGGAAACGGCACTTATCTCAACGGAAAAAAAATTCGCCCTGTTGAAAAGCAGTTGTTACGTCCCGGCGATCTTATCAAGATTGAAAATTTCGAAGTAAAGTTTGGAGTTTTAGACGAATTGCTTCGCAAGGCTGTGGAAGAAGACACCGATACGGACATCGTTGAAGTAAAAATGATTCGGAAGATTCTTGGCGCCCTATCCAAAGATGGATTCCCTAGCTTGGAAATTTTAAATGGAAGTGCCGAGGGGAAAAAAATTGAATTTAGAACGGAAATAAAAGAACTGAATATCGGTCGAGATCCAGAGTGCAATCTCCCCATAGAGGATTCAGTGATCTCGCGTGTGCACGCCAAACTTATTCGAAAGTTGGGGGGAATTGTCCTAGTCGATTTGGAAAGTCGCAATGGTACTTTTGTAAATAATGAAAAAATCCACGAAAAGTTATTGCGTGATGGCGACAAAATCATGCTGGGCACCATCAAGTTACTCTATCGAAATTCTCAAGATGTGAATATCGATGTGATCAGCGAAGAAATCTCGCGAAAAAAGAGGGAAGCGGCATTACGTGAAGCGGAAATGATGGAAATAAAACACAAGAAAGAAGCCGCCCAAGAAGAGGCCCTACTCCCTTCCAATGAGGAAGCTTCAAACGATGGACAGAAAGATCAGGCTTCCCAGCAAAACCAAGTCTCAGAAGAAGTTCCAGCAGAAAATCCAAATTTAAGGACTCTTCCGCCAGAGTTAATTTCGTCCCGCCAAAACTCCAGCACTTCACTGAAGTTGTCGGATCTGTTTTTAATTCTAATAGGCGTTTTGATTCTGCTCATTTCGATGGGATTAGGTGTAATCTTTATTTTAAAATCTTAG